The following is a genomic window from Rutidosis leptorrhynchoides isolate AG116_Rl617_1_P2 chromosome 8, CSIRO_AGI_Rlap_v1, whole genome shotgun sequence.
ATCCAACATCCCTACAATGGAAGACCATTAGTTGTTTTGAAAAAGTCTTTAGTAAGCCACCTAATGATCAAGACtacttagcaaaaaaaaaaaaaaaagaccttACAAGCTAGGTTGCACCTTCATTTATGGTGTTTGTTACATCAACTCTGATCAAAATGCATACATCTACATATATCTTATTAAATCATAAACGTATAGCAAATTTGATGGTTAAAAGATAACATTAACTTTTAGTACATGAAGAGGTAACATCTCAAAACATACACAATCCAGATATAGGGACATGAAGTATGTTTGGTAAGGAGTTTTTTGGAGCTTCTAATTTTAACTTTATTAAAAAGAACACGTATCCTATAAAGGgtatgtttgaaaaaaaaaatagttgGTAGCTTGTAGTTGATAGCGGGTGGCTTGTAGCTGGTAGATGATAGGTATTAGCTTTTtcctttttttatgtatttaattgtTTGACAGAGTAGGTGGAACTGCTAAAATAAAGAGTAAATGACACAAAAGCTAGGAGTTTTTTTTTTCTCAAACGCTAGTTCGAGTAGCTTTTAGCTTTTCACACCCTCAAAAAGCTTTAAGCTCCTTTAGCCAAACGAAGCTTTTTATATGTAGGAGCTATTTCATAAAAGCTAAAAGTTAGAAGCTCGAGAAAGCTCTAAAAAACTTCGTGCCAAATATAGCCAAAAAAACTCCCTTTAGTTAAAAAAGCTTAAAGCTTTTAGACGGAAGGAAAAAGCTAAAAGCTACCAGAACTAGCGTTTGAGAAAAAGCACATGACTTTTTGTTATTTTACTATTTTTCAAAAGTGTTAGCTACTCTGTCAAACACCTAAATACTTCAAAAAAGCTTTCAACTACAAGCTACCAACTAACAACTACCAGCTAGTTTTACCAAACGCGAAGATAGCTGGTAGCTAGTAGCTGTTAGGTTTTTAGATATATTTTGGTGTTTGGTAGAGTAGCTGAATATGTTAACCaaagagtaaaatgacaaaaagcTAGAAGTTAAAAGTTAAACGCTAGTTCTACTAGCTTTTAACTTTTTCCATCTGTCTAAAAGCTTTAAGTTCCTTTAACCAAACAGAACTTTTTATTAAATAGGAGTTTTTTCATAAAAGCTCCGCGCCAAATATACCCGTAAGCTAACAAAAATTCACGAACGTGAAGATTAAGACTGAATAAATTTAATGGTTAAAACATAACAACATAATCTTTGACTCATTCGGCCTTCTAGGTGTGAGTCGTCTGGTTGACAGTGTTCTAGTCCGTTGAGAGGAGCAAAATCTTGAACAAAAGATTTGTGTCATAGCTTCAATGTTTCACATTATCATGCTACAAGAAGGTTAAGTTTCATATGAACTATCTAAATATTGGTCAGATATTTAGTTACATACTCATCTCGAATGAACTGAAACAGAAACCGTGATGCAGTGATGCTTGGGCTAGTTTCGGCTTTCACATAGCATGCCCTGCAAAGTGCATTGAAAAAAATCATATCAAAGTGAATATGAATCCATGGAAGTTAAAGCTTCAACACTAGAAGAAAAATTAGTATTGTTACTTTATTACTATTAATTTAGTTAGCTTTAGCCAATTTAGCGACGAATTCCCTGAAGTAGAAAAAGTGTTGTAATCCCTTAAATTATCTGTGTTATTTTTACACAAATAAAACGAGTGGATTTATTTCCCCGAACTTATTCAAAAATCCGCATTTTATCGTATTCACAAATAAACTATCAGAAACAATCTTCGGGGACTTGATCAATACATCAAGAAAAGTTGATCGATTAAAAGTTGTCAGGTTTTTCCTGTTTGGGTTACCCGGGAAAGGCGGGTTATTCGACCCTAAACTCTATTGTACACAGCCCATCAGGGCcgggctgtttccaacccttccctggccaccccaagaTTCGAACCTGGGACCTCTTGCAAGGATGTCAGGGGCCCCAACCACTGGGCTACCTTGGTCGATAAAATGCAATTTAAACCCAAAAAAACTTGCTACTAGTAATTTTAATTTGTAAATGCAGAGTTGAACCTGATGAGTTAGACCCTCCAAATGAACAAGGATTAAACATCAATGCTTTGTTTCATATGTTGTAGATCTTGTGAGAAAAATGCTCATGCTTATTTGAGAGAGACTGACCCATTAGTCCTATGAAAAACTTCTACTATTTACACTACTTGCAAAGGagtggcaattttgacccatttatttATAAACGGTCCAATTTGGATATGATTAAACTCTAACGGGTCAAAAGAGTAGAACCAGAaagggggaaaaaaaaaaaaaaaaaaagaaagaaaaaacacTAAAAAGGAAACTGGTAAGAATTACCCATTAATGGCTCTGTCATGTTTGATTTCCAAACACGAGTTCATTCATCAAGTCGGAAGCTTTTTGCGCCTTTTGCTGTCCCAAAACTCTACACACCAAATCACCCCAAACATCTTCCCCCGGGATGCATCCATCGATAACCATTTCATCAAAAACACGTATCGCCTTATAAATATCACGTTTCTTACATAATACACCAATAAGCGATTCAAACGTTTCAACATCAACACAAATTCCCTTATTCCTCATACTACAATATAACTGAAATGCTCGATTTGAATCATTCACAGAACAAAGACCTCGTACGACAATATTATGAATCTTAACGTGAAGACTCCAAGTTAGTCGCTTTATTGGAACACCCTCAAGAACCATTTCGTCAAGAAAGTTTGCAGCTTCTTGAAACTTTTGACCGTCACAATAAAGTTCTATAATTTTCCAATATAATCCCGCATCGGGGTTTAATCCTTGAAGCTTCATCCTATCAAATATCTTTAAAGCATCTAGAAGTTTCTTTTCTTTACATAATCCATGAAGTAAGGTGCTGTAAGTTACCATGTTGGGCTTGTGCCCTTTTTTAACCATCACCTCCAAAAGCTCCATGGCCTCAAAACTACGCCCGTGTATGCATAGACCATTTATAAGAGAACTATACGTATACACGTTAGGATAGACGCTTTTACCCTCCATTTCTTGAAGCAAATTCATAGCTTCATCTAAATCATTTAATTGGCATAATCCGTGGATTAAACTAGTATACGTGATAACACTCGGCAAACAACCTTTAATCTCCATCTCCTTAAAAAGGTTTTTGGCTTCACTAATTTTACCAAATTTACACAGTCCATTGATCAAAGTTCCATACGTGTACGTATCCGGATTACACCCGTGTTTAGGCATCTCACGAAAAATCCGAATCGCTGAATCCATAGTTCCATTATTCTTCGAAAGAGCCTTAATCAACACATTAAGCGAAGGAACATTGGGAGGGAAACCTAACTGTCTCATATACTTGTAGAACTTTAAAGCTACCTTTAATTGGTTTTCATCAACGAGAATAGAAAAAACCGTGACATTAGCTTTTAACGACGGTTCACATTCAGATTCTTTCATCTTTTGAAAAACCCTCATCACATCATGAGGCTTATGCACACGTCCGTAAGCTCTACAAATCGACAAATATATTTCTTCAGTAACTTTACATTCTTCTTTTCTCATTCTATCAACGAATTCCTCTGCTCGTATAAACTGATTTGCAGATAATAACTTCGAAATAATGAGTCCATACGTCTTGTGGTCATGTTGAAAGCCGTTAGCATACTCTGCAGTTGCAGAATCAAATACTATAACTGCTTTCTCTACATTTCGTTCCGCTTTAATTAATTGCTCAACTAAAGACGTTGTTACTTTCTTCGGCCATGATATGAGTGTTTTGCTTCTCATCGCCATACACCAGAAACCCACTTTCTCTTCTGGTTATAGTTCTAAAATAACGCGCTAATCTATTCGCATTTGTATAATAGTATTGTTGCTGTTAAACTATATGTCCCAAAACTCGCTACCGTTTCAAAAAAAGTACCCCATGAATCTAGCTGGCGTACGCATAGATAAAACATGGACAATGCAGAGAAAGTTGAATAACATTCTTTCTttcaggcatttcatcaaacaggtTGTGGACAATTTATAAAACAGTCATTTAAGAACACTCAATTATATGAGTCATAAGGTTACCACCTGGTTAAGGGCATAAGAATGCTAAATCTGAGAAGGACGTTCTACAATATATTATGGCGCTATAGCCAGAGAGTGATCAAGTTGCTAAAATATGCTCAGATTTCAAGTTGTTTTTTTGCCGGCAAAAAATGAAGCGTCCAGCTTAATGAAGCTATTTGGGCTGTGGGTTGATAAGAAGTGGGCCTAATGCCCGGATCCGGAATCGTTTAGACTTTGAAGATTGCTCAATTTGTTCGATAAAAATACACCATCACTTttgttaaatataattaaaatataatatatttaaaatgttaaATATATAATTAAACTATAATACGGAATACtagtatagatatagataaatGGTAGTCAATACAATtatttaaagttataaaaagtGAACGAGTATTTATATTATGATGTGTGCGTTGTTGTAACATGATTATTTCGTCACTATCTTTTACTCTTTCACTCTTTCACTAATGATTTAGATAGATGTAGTCTATAAAGAGTATACTACTATACTAGTATAACTATATTATTCTTCCACTTATTTATTAGGTTCTCATTCCATGATCCACCCTATACAAGCCAAACAACTTAAACCTCTTCAAAGCTCACACCAAAATGGATGAAACCACATGGGAACAAAGACATCAAGTTATAACACACATTCTAACTCACCCAACAACTAAACCATCTCTGCACTCTCAATTTTTCATCTCCAATCAAATCCCATGCTACCTTAATTGGGACTACCCTCCAATTTTGTGTCCCAAACACAACCAATTATTCAAATGGACTATTTCTCATTTCTTAAAAAAAGTGTCAAAGTTAGGTGCTTCTAACCAAGCTTCTTGGAGGGCTAAGTGCCCTTATCAACTACCACCACCATTGGTTCTTGCTAAAGGTGTTGAAGATGCAAAATGGGGTGATGAAGATAAGAGAGAGTATGTGAAGAAAAGACTTAGAAGTAAAAAAGTGGGGAATGATATCAACCCTTGGATTCCAATTTTGGTGCCTAACCTTATCTTGTTGTCTTTTTTGTTTTGGGATCCTTATCAAGATTAGCCGTGAAGTACATTATGAAGTCATAAAATCTATATGAAGGTTGTTTTATTATTACAGATATATGTTTTTTTACTTTTGTATATTAGGatgttttttttaatttattttgggTACAAGTTACATAAAGTGATGACGTATGGTTTTATTAATTAGGGCCTACGATTGACTTAGCGCACAAGTTATCTAAACCTTAATTCTCaactataaatatggggcaaaaacCTACATCAAGGGCACTCCTCCCATCGCATACGGCTCTCTCCATCTCATGCTAAATGCCTCTTTACGACGACTACACGATCTAAGGTTTTTTCCTACGGATCTCGTAGGGTTTTTCTCCCTCTGGTCGTCGATAGATTCCGACTATCTACCGACGGGTAATTCGTTAGCCACCcttccgagatcatcatctcgggtacgggttatcacggtagccggaccggaggttaacaacgttgacgcctaaaaaaactcATCTCATATTATTGTTTGTGGATATATTTTCCTTCGGAAAATATATGCATGAACAAATGGTGCTCTCGTTGAGAGACGCAACGTGACGTCTCGTACTCTCGCAATCACGCGGGTATTAAAGGTTTGTCTATCTTATTGagcttttaattcgttatatgTGGTTCAGGTGCAGGTATCTTTCGCGCAGACATTCGCGCGTTTGCGCAACTGTTCGTGCGCTCTTTTCGCGCGTTTTTCGCATAGTTGTCCGCAGTTCTACGCACACCACACATGCAGTTTTGCGCACATCTGTTCGCGGGTTTACGCGCAGTTGTCTGCGCGTGCTCTTGTGAACTTGTTTTCCACAGCCtaatgagaagttcgatacgatacttgacaaaaatatcataccgaacttgggggacttgatgacgtATGGTTTTATTAATTAGGGCCTACGATTGACTTAGCGCACAAGTTATCTAAACCCTAATTCACAACTATAAATATGAGGCAAAAACCTACATCAAGGGCACTCCTCCCATCGCATACGGCTCTCTCCATCTCATGCTAAATGCCTCTTTACGGCGACTACACGATCTAGGGTTTTTTCCTACGGATCTCATAGGGTTTTTCTCCCTCTGGTCGT
Proteins encoded in this region:
- the LOC139863070 gene encoding uncharacterized protein; its protein translation is MDETTWEQRHQVITHILTHPTTKPSLHSQFFISNQIPCYLNWDYPPILCPKHNQLFKWTISHFLKKVSKLGASNQASWRAKCPYQLPPPLVLAKGVEDAKWGDEDKREYVKKRLRSKKVGNDINPWIPILVPNLILLSFLFWDPYQD
- the LOC139861695 gene encoding pentatricopeptide repeat-containing protein At5g46100, which produces MAMRSKTLISWPKKVTTSLVEQLIKAERNVEKAVIVFDSATAEYANGFQHDHKTYGLIISKLLSANQFIRAEEFVDRMRKEECKVTEEIYLSICRAYGRVHKPHDVMRVFQKMKESECEPSLKANVTVFSILVDENQLKVALKFYKYMRQLGFPPNVPSLNVLIKALSKNNGTMDSAIRIFREMPKHGCNPDTYTYGTLINGLCKFGKISEAKNLFKEMEIKGCLPSVITYTSLIHGLCQLNDLDEAMNLLQEMEGKSVYPNVYTYSSLINGLCIHGRSFEAMELLEVMVKKGHKPNMVTYSTLLHGLCKEKKLLDALKIFDRMKLQGLNPDAGLYWKIIELYCDGQKFQEAANFLDEMVLEGVPIKRLTWSLHVKIHNIVVRGLCSVNDSNRAFQLYCSMRNKGICVDVETFESLIGVLCKKRDIYKAIRVFDEMVIDGCIPGEDVWGDLVCRVLGQQKAQKASDLMNELVFGNQT